GCGCAGGAACAAGCGCGTGGCGCCGTTGAAAAATTTCTCCGCGCGCAGATACTCGCCGCGGCGAAAAGCCTCCTCCGCCAGACGACTTTGCTTGAGGCCTTGCTCATAGACCTGCCGCGCCATGGGCCGCCGGCACTGCTGCAATCCTTCCTGCGCCCGCTGTGCCAGCTCCGCGAGATATTGGCGCGCGCGTTCGGCGCGCTCGCCGGGTGGACTCGCGACGGTCGAGCCTTGCACCAACCGCAAAGCGCGCTCGAGCAAGGCAATGGCGAGGCGGTATTGTTCCACCCCGCGAACGCTGCGATCCAGCAGGGCCCGTTCGCCGAGCTGCTGGTTCTTGCGCGCCTCCTGCACCAAGCGCTCGGCCTCGCGATTGCCGCTGCCGATCACCTCACTCTCAGCCCGCCGCATAAGCTCATCGAGTTGTGTGCGCAATCGCTGGATCGGCACGCGCAAGGCCAGCTCCATCGCTGCCTCGGCTAGGCGGCGCGCTTCGATCATGCGTGAATTGGCTTCTCGCCACCGGCGCTCACCAAAAGCTTGTTCGGCTCTCTGGCGTTGCGTCTCGGCCTCAGCAAGCAGCTTACGGGCCTCTTCACCGCCAAAAGTCTGCACCACCTCGGCCGCGGTTTCAAGCAGGGCCTTGAGCCTTTCCAACTCACCGCGCAACCCCAATTCGCTTTGCGCCAAAGCCGCCCCCGCCAAGGAAGCGATGAGCAGCAGTGAAATCAACCAATGTTTTCTTGAGAATCGGGACATGGGCAGACCTTGAGAGCCAGTTTACCAACCGCTCTGCGTGCAATGGCTGTGCCGCTTTGGAGTGAGTTGAAATTGGCTGATCAAGCGCATTGATTTGCAAAGAGATAACGGGTGAAGAGGATTCAGACCCGGCGTGCTTTCCTGCCAGGTGTACCCTGTTGAACACAGGACCATGCACCTGAGGGGCCAAGCGAGGAAGGTCGCATTGGGAAGAAATTCAACCTGCGTCTCGCCAGCCTCGCCGGTTGGAAATCTGACAAAATACCAACGCCGCCAGAGAAGATGATAACTATGCGCCATTACACGCCCATCGGCACTTGCGGTAGCGAATCCGCTCAACCCGGCAGTAGTTCTTTGTACCGTACGCATGAAGCGCTTGGGCGCGAATCCGCAGCCGTGGCTCTGACTTCAGTTTTGCGAGAATTCATCCACTAAAGCGCGGCCTCATACAAGGCGCGCAAATTCTCCCTGGTTACCGGCCGCGGATTGAGACGATGCGAGGCATCCTCGAAGGCTTGCTCGACCAGCGCGGGAATCTGCTCGGCTTTCACTCCCACGGCTGAGAGCTTTTCCGGAATGCCGGCGAATTTGTTGAGGCGTCTGATGGTAAGGGCGGCCGTCTCGTCTCTCCTGGCCTCCAGGGCAACGGCAATCTCGGCAAGCCGCTCCGGCGCCGCGTTCTGATTGAACTCCAGCACGTGCGGCAGCATGATCGCGTTCGCCAGTCCGTGAGGCAGGCCCGCGAGGGCGGAAAGCGGATGCGCCAGCGCGTGGCACACGCCCAAGCCCTTCTGCAACGCCACCGCGCCCATCAGGGCTGCCATCATCATGTCGGTGCGCGCCCGCACGTCGTCGCCGTAGTGCACCGCGCGCAACAGGCTGCCGGCAATCAAGCGTATGCCCTGCAACGCAATGCCGTCGCACAGGGGATGATAACCGCGGGCAACAAAGGCCTCGAGGCAGTGCGTGAGCGCGTCCATGCCGGTGGCGGCGGAGATGTGCGGCGGCAGCCGGAGCGTCAGCTCCGGGTCGCAGATCGCCAGGCGCGGCATGAGATGCGGCGAGAATATCACCGTCTTGCGCTGCGTGGCGTTGAGCGTGATCACCGCGCTGCGGCCGGCCTCACTGCCGCTGCCGGCGGTGGTGGGAATGGCGAGCAGGGGCGGCAACGATGGCCGCACGTGCCGCCAGCCTTCGAGCTTTTCGTCGTATTGCGCCAACGGCGGCGGATGCGTGGCGAGCAGGCCAATGGCTTTGGCGGCATCCAGCGGCGAGCCGCCACCCAAGCCGATGATCATGTCGCATTTCTCCTGCTGAAAACGCGCGACCCCGGCCCAGAGGTTGTCCTCTATCGGATTCGAGACGACTTCATCGAACACGCTGAACTCCAGCCCGGCTTTTTTGAGCGGTACCGTGACTTGTTTGATGATGCCGCTCGCGACCAGACCCTTGTCCGTCACGATCAGCGGCCGTACGCCGCCCAGCTCGGTGAGCGCCGCTTCGAACTGGCCGATCGCGCCCGGCCCGAAGATGATTTTGGTGGGAAAGGAGAAGGTGGTGATCATGGCTATTGCTTGATTTGAACACGCTTTACGCTTGCGCGCAGTTTTTTTTAGTCTCTTTGGAGTGAACTCGTTGCTTTGAATGCAATGTTTCCCTCCAGCAGATAGAAACAACCCAACTGATAAAAAGCTTCTTCATCTGCTCGGTGCATTTCCAACTGTTGGCGATTTCTTTTGAGTTGCGGTTTATCCGCCCTAAAGTGGTGTCAATCCCAAAGTACTCCAACCGCGGCTGAGCAGAGGTTTCAAAAAGCTCAAGGGGCGGGCAAGCTTCCAGGATTTTGATGCAACGGCCAAGCCGTTGCAGGAACCTCTTTTCTGAGATTCGCGATTTCGGACGGACTCTAAAGCTCCAGCCCCAATGCGATGGTGATGACGTTCGTATCGAGCTGGCGGTAGTCAGTAAGGCCTTTGCCGTAGTGCAAGGACAGGTCGATTGGCACTCCGACTTTAATCTTGCGGGGTGTGTGGAATCCCAAGCCATAGGTGAACCCGTCGATCTTGGCGCGCTCACTGACGTCAGCGAAATCGAAGTTGTAGCCCAGGCGACTATAAAGGTGATTCAAGAACTGCAGCTCAACGCCGAGGCCCAAATGATTCCAACGGCTGTACCTCTCTTCGTCGCGCAGACTTCTCTGGTACTCGAGTGTGGCCATCACGCCGACATTAGCTTCCGGCCGCGGCACGGTGCCGGCCGAGAGGCCGGAACGCAGCAACCTGATGGGCGCACCCAGCGAATACATTCCATGCTTCAGCTCCTCTCCCAAGTTGCTGACCGAGACCGCCAGGGCATACCGGGCTTTTTCTGTGTCGAGGCGATATCTCATACCGGCATCCACCAGAAAGCTGTGCGCATTCAAGCCGGGTAGGTAGATTTCCAGGTATTTCGTGTTCAAGCCAAGGGCAATCATGCTTTGCTTGAAACCGAGTCTGGCGGCGCCGGAGAGTTGCGCTTCCCGCACGCCGATTCTTTCTTCCCCAACGGCATTGCCGAACCTGTCGGTGAGCTCGATCGTACCCAGATTCAGATTGAAGAAATGCGCGCCCAACGTGATGCTCTCACTGACCGGCAAGCCAAGGGCAAACGCCTCCTGATTGAAGAGCATGCCGCTGAAGCTGCCGGCGGCCGGAATGTGCGAATAGGCGACGGTGAGATCATCCAGCCGCAACCCGGCGGGATTGGTGTAGGTCGCAAACAGCCCTTCGCGATACGCGGCGCCGGTCAGGCCCAGGGCCATGCCTTGCGCGTCATTGGGCCGCAGAATCTGCGCCAGGTCGGTCAGGCTCAGACTCGGATAATCGGACTTTGGGAAACCAGGTTGCGCCAGTGCCTGACCTTGCAGAGCGAGTGCCGCCCACAGACAGATCACAACCAAATGCTTTCTCATGGCTGAATCTCCCAGTTTGATTGCCTTGAAGACAGATTGCTGTGAAGCAACCGAGGCGGGCACCCTGGTGGCACCTGTCCAAAATCGCGAACTTTCAAGAAAATGTTCCCGCGACGGCTTAGCCGTTGCATGAGACTCTTTGAAGATTCCGCGATACTCGAGAGCTTCGAAGCCTCGGCTCAGCCGAGGTTGGAACACTTTCGGACAGACACCAGATCTTCAGAACCAGGCAGTTGCAGAACTGCCGTGCCGGCGCTGCGAACGTGCGCAGCACCGGCCCGGCAAAACTGATTGCTGAAAACACCTCTGCGCAACACCACAGGCGGAGGCGGATCAGCCGTGTGGCAGGAGAAACGTGCGGGTGCTGAGCGGATAGAGCGCTGCGCGCGTTACCCGGCGAACTTCCTGCCTGCTTCCAGCTCGAGGGTCACAATGCGCCAGGCGGGAATGTCCAGCTCCAGCCGCGATTTCGAATACACCGTAATCTCCTCCAAGCGTTCTTCCGCGAGATTGACGCGCCAGGCATGTGAGATGGGCAAGCCCCAGGCGAGATGGCCGCGCACGCGCTCAGTCGAAGCATTATACAACCGCACGATGGTAGTGTTGCGCTGCTCGCAGCGTTTGATCGCGGTGATGGTCAAACAGGCCGGCTCGCACTGCAGCAGAGAGAATTGCGCCGGCAGGTTGCCGCCCGCGCCGGCGCATTGTTCTTCGAACAGGGGCACGCGATAGGATTCCGCCACCGCGGCAAGATTCAACTTTTCCGCCGCGCCGGCATAGGGGAAAATCGCATAGCGAAAAGTCTGCGGCCCCAGGCATTGCGCTTCGGGAGTGGCATAGAACGGCCCGGCATGATCGCGCCGCGTCGCCAAATCACCGCGCGACAGCCAGCCCACGGCGCGCAGCAAGGTCACCGCCAGCTCCACGCCGCCCTTCACTTTGATGGCTTCATACTCATACAGTCCATGCACCAGAACCGCCAGGCCGCGGCGCTGCTCTTCGACCGCGCAGAATCCCTGCAGCGGCGCAGTGGGCGCGGGCGTTTGGCGCCAGTTTTTGCCGGCCGGCCGTTTGAGCGGACGCTGCACCATGCAAAAGGCTTGTCCTGTGAGCGTGTGCTGCGCCGAGAGGGCAGCCGGCACGCGCACGCGCAAACGATGGTCGCGCGCCAGGTTGGTGACTTTGAGTTCGACTGCAACCCAGGGCGAGGCCGCGGTGACGGTGAATTTCCAGCGCACCGGACAGGTGACGGTGTGGGCGTGACGGCGCTTGCGGTTGCGATCATAACTCACCGGCAGCCGCAGCGCGCCTTCGACCTCGACTTCCACGGCCAGCGGCGAGCGATGCGTGATCTTGAGTTTGCCGCGCTGGTTGCGGCTCCAGATGCCTTTGTCTTTGGGCGCGGGCGAATAGTCGTATTCATCGCCGAGATCAGCGGTATCTTCCAGGACATTGAGGCGGCGATACTCTTTCTTGGTGGCTTTGTGATAGAGATCGAAACTGCCGTCGCCGGCGAATTTCACGCGAATGAACTTGTTCTCCACCACGTTGCCGCGCACGGTCACGCCGTCTTGCGGCTTGGCGGTGGCCTGCGGTCGCAGCGTCAACGCGCGATAGCCCACCGCGGGCGCCTGCTCGACCAGATATTCCAGTTCGATGGCGCGCCAGGGTTTTTCTTCGGTCAAGGCGGTGAGGTTGAAGTTGGCGATGTCGCTATCGAGTTGCGCGCGTTTGGCCGCGTAGTCCAGCGGGCGAACGTCGGAGCCGGCATTCGTGCACACGGAGAGAAAAGCTTCGGGCAGCGCATAGCCGGGATGGGAACGCAGCGTGCGCACCTTGATTACGTGTGTGGGCACCACTTCGCCGGCGGCATCGACCAGCGTCATCTCCTTTGCCGGCCGGTGCGGTGGCACCAGCACGATCGAGCGCACCACGGCGGAACGCGCAAAGGCCAGCGTATTCACCGCGATCACGGTCGGCGCCGATTCATGCTTGACGCGGCCGGCCAGCACATCGAGGCTGGAGGCCAGCGCCAGGCGGCCGATTTGCCGCGCTTCTTCGAAACGCGGCAGCATGTCACGATGCACTTGATCGATGCTGCAGCCGCAAATGGAATCGTGCGGATGATTCTTGAGCAGCGACTTCCAGGCTTGTTGCAGGAAGCCGGCGAGACTTTCGGCGCCCGCGAGCTGGCCGGCAAGCACGCCCAGCGGCTCGGCTTGCCTGCTGAGCAGGTTCTCGCAGGCATCGTTTTGCTGCTTGAGATAAACGCGCGCGGACAGCACGCCGGCGAGCACGTCGTGGCGCTTGCCGGCATGAATTTCACCCGACCAATCTGCCAGCGACAAGCCGGCGCGGCGCAGCGTGTGCACAAAGCGCGAGAAGGTGGTGTGCTCCACCTGACTGTCCGCCAGCACGCTGTTGGCATAGGCGAGGATGCGCGGCAGATCGGCCTGCGGCTCTTGATGATCGCAGCCGTTGTTGATCAGCAAATGGCGGGTGTCGTCGGTGCCCGGCTTGGCCACGGCGCCGAGCGCCTGGGTTTCCTGCTTGAAGAAATCGACCACCAGATCGAAACGCGGCGTTTCCGCGGCGCTCTCCTGGCCGGATTCAAAGCCGATTTGGTTGCCGTTGCAATAGGTCTTGAATTGATTGACGGCCAGCACGCGGCTGCCGTCGGGCGCCACCCAGAGAAACTCGGTGCCCAGTTCATCCTGCTCATCGCCCATGCCGCGCGTGAATATGAAATTGTCGATTTGAAAGCCGCGCAGAATCTGCGGCAGTTGCGCGACGTGGCCGAAGGAGTCCGGGCTGTAGCCGACTTTCATCACGCCGCCGAAAGGCAAGCCGACGCGCTGTCCGGCCATCAAATTGCGAATCAACGCTTCACCGCTGACCAGGAATTCGTCGGGCAGCACATACCACGGCCCGATCTCCAGCCGGCCGGCTTGAATGAGGTTGCGCAGGCGTTCGCGGTTTTCCGGGCGGATTTCCAGATAATCCTCCAGCACGATGGTTTGCCCGTCAAACACGAAGTAGCGAAACTCGGGCGTGCGTTCGAGCAAGTCCAGCAGGCGGTCGGTCATGCGCACCAGGCGCATGCGATATTGCTGAAAGGTGCTGTACCACTCGCGATCCCAGTGGGTGTGCGAGACCACGTGAAATTTGAACCGGACTTTCTTCGCGGCAATGACGCTGCCTTTCCGGACTTTATGCGTGTAAGGGCTGGTGTAGATCATTTGACTATCCGAGCGTAAATGATGGGGAAACGGCTGGAAGACAAACAACAACGGGATTGCGATCAGGAAGCGCGGCGGTCGCTGGCGGGAATATGCGGGAGGGTGCGGACCGGAGCGAGCCGGCAAAAAGCATCGTTTCTCGCCGTGCCGGCGCTGCTCCGCTGCCGCCGGGCGAGGTAGGCTGGTTCAAGGCGGCCGTCAATGGCGCTGACTGCCAAGACCGAAATCCGGTTTCGGCCATGCTCCCTCCTGCTGTGTGCAAAACTCTTTTGGGGGCCAAGTACCCCAACAGGTTGCGACCTCATCTCCGGCTCTTGCTCCGCCACGCGATTGCTACGACCGCGACACCATCAGCAACAGCGCACGGAGCAGGAGCCGGCATTACTATTACTCCTTGAAAACGGGCTGTCCTTTCACCTTGAGAGTTTTGACTTCCCAAGGCGCGAGCGTTACGGTCATGCGCTGTCCGGAAAGCGGCAGCGGCTTGTCCTCCCATTCGATGAGATTGACTTCACTCACCGCGGTGGCGGAGAAGGGCAGGGTGATGCTGGCGTTCACCGCCGTGCCGGTGCTTTCGAACAGGCGCACGATCCAACTGTCGTCATCTTCGGCTTTCTTCAGCGCCGACAGCACCACGTTGCGCGGCTCGACGCTCACGAAGCTGTGGGTCGCCGGCAGCGCGCCCGCGTGCTGCTCAACGAAGCGCGCAATCAAAGGCTGATTGAAGCCATAGCCGGCTTGAATGGCCTGCTTCCAATCGCCCTCATGCGGGACGATGGCGAGATTGAATTGCTGCTCGCCCTGATCCAGCGAGGTGGCGCTGCGCAGCGCGGTAATCCGCACGAAGCCGTCTTTCACATCCGCGCTGTATTTGCCGTCATTCACCACGGTCACGCCGAATTGCTCATTGGAAAGGTCGAGCCATTTCTGCATGGGCACTTCTTCACCATTCATCGGGCGGGCCATGGCGCCAAAGGGAATTTCGAATTGCGCGCGGCTGTCCGGCACGTAGAACGGAAAGCCGATTTTCAAGACTCTATCCTGCTCCTGCCAGCGGCCGGTGTATTGCAATTCCAGGCGCGGCAGATTGGCGTAGATCACATACTCCTGGCGCAGGGTGGTGTTGCCGTCGGTCAAATAGGTGCGCAGGCGCGCGCGCAGCGGCCCGGCTTCGATGATTTCCGGCCGCGCCGACATGCGCACGATTTCGCGGCGGCCGTCATAATCGAATTCCAGCGCGGTTTGCGGGGTGTTGCGCTCGCCCAGCATTTCGAGGCCGCCGGCCGCCGCCATCCATTCGCGGTTTTGGCGGCTGTCCACCAGCCGCAACAGCCCGCCGGAAGCGGAATCCAGGCGCACGGTGAAGAACCCGTTGTTCATAGCCAGGGCGGGGAGATCGATGCGCGCACGGCCGGGAACTTCGGCCTCCTGCTTGAGCCATTCCAGCCAATACACTTTGTAGCCGAGCGCCGGCACATTTTCCGGGAAGAAGAGCAGCTTGTAGTGAATGCCTTCGGCAGTCGAGTCGCGCAACAGAATTTGTGCCGGCAAGCGCGCGCCGGAAGCCTCGCGGAAGTACGGCAGCGGTATCAACCCTTGCGTGGTATCCACCGTGACTGCATTTTTGCCGCGTTTGGGTTTCGTTGCCACCGGTTTTGCGGGCGGTGGCGGCGGCACGGTCACTTCCACCTCCACCACGTCGGTGCGCGGCCAGTTGAGCGAGTTGTAGACCACCAGGGCTTTCTCCGAGCTGTTTGCCGACTTGGTGTTGATGGCGGTCTCGATTCGCGTCATGGCCTTGTCCAGCGCGGCCTTGGCGGTTTCCGTGGCTTCGCGATAGGTGCGCAGTGCGTCTTCACTCACGCCGCTGGTGGTGGCGCCGGCAAAAATGCTCTGCGATTGATTGAAAAGAACGCTGCGCCATTGCTGGGTCAATTCGGCTTGCGGATAAACGAAGCCGTACTGCCGCGCGATCAAGGCAAAGGCTTCGGCCGCGGGCAGGGCCATTTCGCTGCGGCGGTGGCTGCGTTTCAACCGCGCATTGTTGGCCCACGCGCCACGCATGGCAAAGTTGATCTCGTCGCGATGCACGCTGAGCTTGCGGTTGGCCGTCTCCAATTCCTCGAAGAAGCCGCGCGCGCCGGTCATGCGCACCGCCGGTACTGCCGGATGATTCGCGCGCCCCGCGGTAAGATAGGCCAGGTCGTCCGCGAGACGGATATCACGGCTGGCAGGGCCGCTGCCGACGCCGTACAACCGCACGGCTTTGGGCCAGCCAAAGCGCTGGTTCGCGGCCAGGGCGTGCCGGCCTTCATCACGGCTGAGCGGCAGATCGAATTGCTCCGGCGGCCGATAGCCCAGCACCCGGCTGCCATCGAGGCCCTCCCACTCGAACAGCCGCATCGATTCCCACGGCCGGTAAAACACGTAACTGCGCATATCACTCTTCTTGAGAATCTGCGGCACGCTCACCGCGTGGCCAAAACTGTCCAGCATCCACGCGACTTTCGAATCCACCCCGAACTTGGACTTGAGATAACGTTTGCCGTAGAGAAACTGGCGGGCCAAGCTTTCGCCGGCCGGCAGATTCATGTCGCTCTCCGCCCAACTGCCGCCTACAATCTCCCAACGCTTCTGTTGCACCGCCTCGGTGATGGCATTGAAGAGCTGCGGATCGTTTTGTTCGACCCACCAGTAGGTCGAGGCATGCGCCTGGGAAAAGTGAAAGCCGGGATATTTCGCGAAGTTCTTGATCACCTGCGTGAAAGTGGCGCGATAGTGCTGCATGCCGGCCCCGATGTCGGCGTACTTGCCGAGATCGACATGGGCATTGCCGACCAAGCTCACGTCGGGAACTTTCAGCTCGGCTTCTGGCACTTGGGGCAGCTTGGCGTGCGCTTCGTCAATGAGCTGGTTGAGCGTGGCGACGTTGCGCGCTTTGAGCGCCGCGAACATCTTCTCATCGAGCGTCTTCTGCTCCGCGATTTCATCACCGCGGTATTGCTGCAGCAACGCGGCCGCCGAGAGATAACGCCGCAAGGCAAGATTTTCGACGGCGATGGTGAGCCGCGGCGCCGGAATCTCAGCGTCAGTGGCGGTCACGGCGTCGGCCTCATAGCGGCTGGCGCGGCCGGCGCTGGCATGCACCACGATTTCGTAGCGCGCCGCGACCTCGGCGCTGTCGGTGAGAAACAGATCACCGGTATAGCCTTGATGATTGAACAGGCGCTGCTCGCCGTTGATCAGCACCGTGCCGACTGCGGTGCCCAAATCCGCCGAGACATAAAGCGGCATGCCTGCCCATTCCCACGGCACGAACAGCACGCGGCGAAATCCACTGCTGCCGTTGCTGGCGAGCGGCTCGACGCCTTCGACTTCGAAGCTGCCGAGAATCTTGTCCAGCAGCCGCGCATCGTATTGCAGCGGCACCACGCGCTTCACTTCATGATTGTCGAACTGCAGCCGCATTTGCCAGGCGCCCGAAGCTTGAAAGCTGTTGAGAATGGCGCTCACCGGCACCGTGAAGTAAACCGCGCGAATCTCACCGGCATGCAACTCAAACGCCGCTTCGCCGCCCACCGCCTTGCCGTTGCGTGCCAGCAGCCGGGCGCGGCAGCCGCCGAGCGGTTGCTGCTGCGGATTGAAAATCACCGTGCGGAATTGCAGCGCCGGGCGATTGTCCACCGTGAAGATGGCTTTTTCCGCCGGCTCGATCTTACGAATGCGAATCAATTCCGGATCGGCACGCGGAATCGTGGTCAGGCGCTCGGGAATTTCCGCCTGCACCGTCAGGCCCGGCGTGTCGACAAAACGCGCGGCGAGCGACCATTCACCGACGCCGTTCATCACTTTGAACAGCAGCGCATTCCAGCCCTTTTGCAGCGTGATCGTGACCGTGTCCTGCTCCAGGCGATTTGCCCGCCGATCTTTTTGCATCCACACCGGCTGGCCGTTGACGCGCAAGGCAGCGAAGTCATCGTAGCTGACGATCAACGCGACGGCGCTGTCGCGCGCCGGGCTGTGCACGTAACAGTGCGCATAGGCAACGACGTTCTCCACTGGAAAAAAATCCAGCATCAAATCCAGAAAGTCGAGATGCGCCTCAGGCGTTTGATAATGCCGCCAGCTTAGGCCGGCGGTAGTCAGCCCGCCATGCGGCCGCACGATCGCCTCATTGCCGGCATAATCAGTTTCAAGCCCTTTGCCTTTTTCAGTGGAGAAGGAGCCGAGCACAAGCCACTCGCGGATCTCCTGCGCCTGCAATCCCGGCGCGGCGGCAACGAGCGAAGCAATGACAAAGAACATGTACCAACTCAAGCGCTGACGCCAGCCGCCATGCGGCGGCATCAGGCCGGCGGCTACTCCGCCAGCGCGGCACAGCGCCGCGACTTGCTTCTTTCCATCACTCCAAAACCGCCTTTGCCTTCGACTTGTCACTCCCTGTGCCGCGTCGAGCAATCTCCTGAACATGTTTGCCTCCTGGCAGTTGCACAGCGCAGGCCTGCTGCCAATCCGTGCTGCTCTGCGCTCATCATGCTTTCAACTTGATCACGCCGATGGCGCAGCAAACGCGCCGCCGCCAAGCGATTGCGATGAGGACGAGCTGAACGTCGGGTTTGAGGGCTGCCATGCGCGGGCAAACTGCAATGCTGTCTGAATCCGAGTTGCGAAATCCCAATTGAAGTCTGCCGTTGTCAAACAATCCAGCCAATTGTCAAAGAAATTACCGGCGAAAACGGGCATTTGCAGGATTATAAGGCCCTC
The window above is part of the bacterium genome. Proteins encoded here:
- a CDS encoding iron-containing alcohol dehydrogenase yields the protein MITTFSFPTKIIFGPGAIGQFEAALTELGGVRPLIVTDKGLVASGIIKQVTVPLKKAGLEFSVFDEVVSNPIEDNLWAGVARFQQEKCDMIIGLGGGSPLDAAKAIGLLATHPPPLAQYDEKLEGWRHVRPSLPPLLAIPTTAGSGSEAGRSAVITLNATQRKTVIFSPHLMPRLAICDPELTLRLPPHISAATGMDALTHCLEAFVARGYHPLCDGIALQGIRLIAGSLLRAVHYGDDVRARTDMMMAALMGAVALQKGLGVCHALAHPLSALAGLPHGLANAIMLPHVLEFNQNAAPERLAEIAVALEARRDETAALTIRRLNKFAGIPEKLSAVGVKAEQIPALVEQAFEDASHRLNPRPVTRENLRALYEAAL
- a CDS encoding glycosyl hydrolase-related protein — its product is MIYTSPYTHKVRKGSVIAAKKVRFKFHVVSHTHWDREWYSTFQQYRMRLVRMTDRLLDLLERTPEFRYFVFDGQTIVLEDYLEIRPENRERLRNLIQAGRLEIGPWYVLPDEFLVSGEALIRNLMAGQRVGLPFGGVMKVGYSPDSFGHVAQLPQILRGFQIDNFIFTRGMGDEQDELGTEFLWVAPDGSRVLAVNQFKTYCNGNQIGFESGQESAAETPRFDLVVDFFKQETQALGAVAKPGTDDTRHLLINNGCDHQEPQADLPRILAYANSVLADSQVEHTTFSRFVHTLRRAGLSLADWSGEIHAGKRHDVLAGVLSARVYLKQQNDACENLLSRQAEPLGVLAGQLAGAESLAGFLQQAWKSLLKNHPHDSICGCSIDQVHRDMLPRFEEARQIGRLALASSLDVLAGRVKHESAPTVIAVNTLAFARSAVVRSIVLVPPHRPAKEMTLVDAAGEVVPTHVIKVRTLRSHPGYALPEAFLSVCTNAGSDVRPLDYAAKRAQLDSDIANFNLTALTEEKPWRAIELEYLVEQAPAVGYRALTLRPQATAKPQDGVTVRGNVVENKFIRVKFAGDGSFDLYHKATKKEYRRLNVLEDTADLGDEYDYSPAPKDKGIWSRNQRGKLKITHRSPLAVEVEVEGALRLPVSYDRNRKRRHAHTVTCPVRWKFTVTAASPWVAVELKVTNLARDHRLRVRVPAALSAQHTLTGQAFCMVQRPLKRPAGKNWRQTPAPTAPLQGFCAVEEQRRGLAVLVHGLYEYEAIKVKGGVELAVTLLRAVGWLSRGDLATRRDHAGPFYATPEAQCLGPQTFRYAIFPYAGAAEKLNLAAVAESYRVPLFEEQCAGAGGNLPAQFSLLQCEPACLTITAIKRCEQRNTTIVRLYNASTERVRGHLAWGLPISHAWRVNLAEERLEEITVYSKSRLELDIPAWRIVTLELEAGRKFAG
- a CDS encoding glycosyl hydrolase-related protein, which translates into the protein MFRRLLDAAQGVTSRRQRRFWSDGKKQVAALCRAGGVAAGLMPPHGGWRQRLSWYMFFVIASLVAAAPGLQAQEIREWLVLGSFSTEKGKGLETDYAGNEAIVRPHGGLTTAGLSWRHYQTPEAHLDFLDLMLDFFPVENVVAYAHCYVHSPARDSAVALIVSYDDFAALRVNGQPVWMQKDRRANRLEQDTVTITLQKGWNALLFKVMNGVGEWSLAARFVDTPGLTVQAEIPERLTTIPRADPELIRIRKIEPAEKAIFTVDNRPALQFRTVIFNPQQQPLGGCRARLLARNGKAVGGEAAFELHAGEIRAVYFTVPVSAILNSFQASGAWQMRLQFDNHEVKRVVPLQYDARLLDKILGSFEVEGVEPLASNGSSGFRRVLFVPWEWAGMPLYVSADLGTAVGTVLINGEQRLFNHQGYTGDLFLTDSAEVAARYEIVVHASAGRASRYEADAVTATDAEIPAPRLTIAVENLALRRYLSAAALLQQYRGDEIAEQKTLDEKMFAALKARNVATLNQLIDEAHAKLPQVPEAELKVPDVSLVGNAHVDLGKYADIGAGMQHYRATFTQVIKNFAKYPGFHFSQAHASTYWWVEQNDPQLFNAITEAVQQKRWEIVGGSWAESDMNLPAGESLARQFLYGKRYLKSKFGVDSKVAWMLDSFGHAVSVPQILKKSDMRSYVFYRPWESMRLFEWEGLDGSRVLGYRPPEQFDLPLSRDEGRHALAANQRFGWPKAVRLYGVGSGPASRDIRLADDLAYLTAGRANHPAVPAVRMTGARGFFEELETANRKLSVHRDEINFAMRGAWANNARLKRSHRRSEMALPAAEAFALIARQYGFVYPQAELTQQWRSVLFNQSQSIFAGATTSGVSEDALRTYREATETAKAALDKAMTRIETAINTKSANSSEKALVVYNSLNWPRTDVVEVEVTVPPPPPAKPVATKPKRGKNAVTVDTTQGLIPLPYFREASGARLPAQILLRDSTAEGIHYKLLFFPENVPALGYKVYWLEWLKQEAEVPGRARIDLPALAMNNGFFTVRLDSASGGLLRLVDSRQNREWMAAAGGLEMLGERNTPQTALEFDYDGRREIVRMSARPEIIEAGPLRARLRTYLTDGNTTLRQEYVIYANLPRLELQYTGRWQEQDRVLKIGFPFYVPDSRAQFEIPFGAMARPMNGEEVPMQKWLDLSNEQFGVTVVNDGKYSADVKDGFVRITALRSATSLDQGEQQFNLAIVPHEGDWKQAIQAGYGFNQPLIARFVEQHAGALPATHSFVSVEPRNVVLSALKKAEDDDSWIVRLFESTGTAVNASITLPFSATAVSEVNLIEWEDKPLPLSGQRMTVTLAPWEVKTLKVKGQPVFKE